The following coding sequences are from one Diachasmimorpha longicaudata isolate KC_UGA_2023 chromosome 6, iyDiaLong2, whole genome shotgun sequence window:
- the LOC135163615 gene encoding uncharacterized protein LOC135163615 — MNGMSLRCLETRFRRSVPEDQTKNVYPIDYNSSLIYEEESLPCDSLLFLLEFLHAYYIPTIIVLGLVGNLLSCIVFSNTHLKMRSSSYYLAALAITDFTFLNVLLLVWLNSELDWRVFNAHGWCQILVYISAVCSSLSVWLIVAFTVERFIAIQYPLHRPQMCTISRAKTIVCSLIVSSMICHSYALVAAGVVENSQGTPYCDLKHEYMDIMKVISTIDSIASLMVPIILIVVMNTMIMRNLLKFSRRFRQTPMASVIVSNQCNSNDRPDINLNQISSKSSSHNGIALGTMMANRAGSQQSFHSSKNSNSHRSSSASGGPVPTAGTATANITTPAQPSSTTPCHLNYQVPEIGAKCISIGSSSRSVMSTKNQHNITKMLLLISTAFILLNLPSYGIRLCIFFLTLAKQESPALLWCLQQFFMLLYYTNFSINFLLYAMCGVTFRRCLKQLVQKTLTGLTRYIGRQRRNSDIT, encoded by the exons ATGAATGGCATGAGTCTACGATGCTTGGAGACTAGATTTCGACGTTCAGTGCCGGAAGATCAGACAAAAAACGTTTATCCCATTGACTACAACAGCAGTTTAATTTACGAAGAGGAATCGCTACCATGCGACTCACTGCTTTTTCTCCTGGAATTCCTGCATGCGTATTACATTCCTACGATCATAGTCCTGGGCCTGGTTGGCAATCTTCTCTCATGCATTGTATTTTCGAACACTCATCTGAAAATGCGCAGCTCCAGCTACTACCTGGCAGCTCTGGCCATTACcgatttcacatttttaaatgttttactCCTCGTCTGGTTGAACAGTGAACTTGATTGGCGGGTGTTCAACGCACATGGCTGGTGTCAAATACTAGTGTACATAAGTGCAGTTTGCAGTTCACTCAGTGTTTGGTTGATTGTTGCCTTCACAGTCGAACGTTTCATTGCCATTCAGTATCCCCTCCACAGGCCACAAATGTGTACCATATCGAGGGCCAAAACCATAGTTTGTTCATTGATTGTTTCGTCGATGATCTGTCACTCTTATGCACTCGTAGCTGCTGGTGTTGTTGAAAATTCTCAGGGAACGCCTTACTGCGATCTCAAACACGAATACATGGATATTATGAAAGTTATCAGCACGATTGATAGTATTGCAAGCCTCATGGTTCCTATTATACTCATTGTTGTCATGAATACAATGATTATGCGCAATCTTCTGAAATTTAGCAGGAGATTCAGACAAACGCCGATGGCAAGTGTTATAGTTTCCAATCAATGCAACAGCAACGATCGACCGGATATTAATCTCAATCAAATTTCG AGTAAAAGTAGCAGTCATAATGGCATAGCGCTGGGAACAATGATGGCTAATCGGGCTGGCTCACAACAATCATTTCATTCCTCAAAAAACAGTAACTCTCACCGCTCTTCATCAGCCTCAGGCGGTCCCGTACCAACGGCAGGAACCGCCACAGCGAATATAACAACACCAGCACAACCATCTTCCACAACTCCCTGTCatttaaattatcaagtacCAGAAATTGGAGCAAAATGCATAA GCATTGGATCATCTTCAAGAAGTGTTATGTCGacgaaaaatcaacataacaTAACAAAAATGCTTCTTCTTATAAGTACTGCCTTCATACTTCTCAATCTTCCAAG CTATGGAATACGTCTGTGTATATTTTTCCTCACCCTCGCGAAGCAGGAGAGTCCAGCCCTTCTGTGGTGTCTACAACAATTCTTCATGCTCCTTTATTACACAAACTTCAGCATAAATTTCCTACTCTACGCCATGTGCGGTGTAACTTTTCGCCGCTGTCTGAAGCAACTGGTCCAGAAAACTTTAACAGGCCTAACAAG GTATATTGGAAGGCAACGAAGAAATTCCGACATCACCTAG